In the Ignisphaera sp. genome, one interval contains:
- a CDS encoding class I SAM-dependent methyltransferase, whose product MNRLLDFIEYFEDISDRMFVPRIDREDGLVLYTIISTMVNRYGKFIAVDAGAGVGYSTLWIVAPLEDLCVRGTVFAVEWNRERYEVLKKNFSKITTRCVDVEVVNQNAVDFIETFGDGDINFAFVDIDKNLYRAFLVRALSKIAGGGVIAFHNAYMVHNFYKDVIEGRNYMVFTIPTSEGILLIKLF is encoded by the coding sequence TTGAACAGGTTACTCGATTTCATTGAGTATTTCGAGGATATATCTGATAGAATGTTTGTGCCAAGAATTGATAGGGAGGATGGGCTGGTTCTATACACAATTATATCTACAATGGTTAATCGTTACGGAAAGTTTATAGCTGTTGATGCTGGTGCTGGTGTGGGCTATTCAACTCTCTGGATAGTTGCCCCTCTCGAAGATCTATGTGTTAGAGGCACTGTGTTTGCTGTGGAGTGGAATAGGGAGAGATATGAAGTTTTGAAAAAGAATTTCAGTAAGATAACTACTAGATGTGTAGATGTGGAAGTAGTGAATCAAAATGCTGTAGACTTTATCGAAACCTTTGGAGACGGTGATATAAACTTCGCATTCGTTGATATAGATAAGAATTTATATAGAGCATTTCTTGTAAGGGCTTTGAGCAAGATTGCAGGTGGAGGTGTTATAGCATTTCACAATGCATACATGGTACACAACTTCTACAAAGATGTTATTGAAGGTAGAAACTACATGGTTTTCACAATCCCTACATCAGAAGGAATACTACTCATAAAACTTTTTTGA
- a CDS encoding NADH-quinone oxidoreductase subunit B family protein — protein sequence MDITTISSFSKEDLEKALKRIKRSIWVYHINTGGCNGCDIEILDVLTPWFDVERFGIKLVASPRHADLALVTGPITIKTLPRVVKALRAMPRPRLVLAIGSCAVGGNIWFESYSTIGGFYKILDKLHELGVEIDKIVYVPGCPARPEAIIYGVALLLGLVKQKVHYVRKKA from the coding sequence ATGGATATTACAACAATCTCTAGCTTTAGTAAAGAGGATTTAGAGAAAGCACTTAAAAGAATTAAGAGAAGCATTTGGGTTTACCACATCAATACGGGTGGTTGTAATGGATGCGACATAGAGATTCTAGATGTTTTAACGCCGTGGTTTGATGTTGAGAGATTCGGTATTAAACTTGTTGCAAGCCCTAGACACGCTGACTTAGCCTTAGTGACAGGCCCTATAACAATAAAGACTCTTCCAAGAGTTGTAAAAGCTTTGAGGGCTATGCCAAGACCTAGACTAGTTCTTGCAATAGGTTCCTGTGCTGTGGGCGGAAATATATGGTTTGAATCATATTCAACTATAGGAGGCTTCTACAAAATCTTAGATAAGTTGCATGAGCTTGGAGTAGAAATAGATAAGATTGTTTATGTCCCTGGCTGTCCTGCAAGACCAGAAGCTATTATATATGGAGTTGCCCTCCTCCTAGGGCTTGTAAAACAAAAAGTTCATTATGTGAGGAAAAAGGCATGA
- a CDS encoding NADH-quinone oxidoreductase subunit C, whose product MFSQTSYLYDNSNILDKVIKNVGGLGAEVLERKPDFTRVFVSRDKLVDVIKELMKLENVYLRTMTASDEREVNGFFKLYYVFGVDSLHHTIIVEIPLSENSPSAPTLIDIVKAVDWYEKEAHDLMGIDFEGRKLHKFVLPDDWPDKVYPLRKEYGIEDLKKLYKPVFEYAKKVEAEAAVIIPIGPYHPALHEPEYFELYVRGERVVDARYVGFMVHRGIEKLGENMKYDQVPFLAERICGICGFVHSTSYCQAIENALKIDVPERAHFIRSIILEIERIHSHLLWLGVALHLLGYDTGFMHAWRIREQVMVLAELLTGSRKTYGINIVGGVRRDIDENKIRKCLNVLDNVEKEFKTFIDVALSVPQVKSRLRDTGLLPKGEAQKLSLVGPTARGSGVPRDVRKDYPYAAYKHVSFDVIVYSEGDNMARTLVRVDEVFESIDIVRQLLDKIPKGPIAVENWDAEPYKIGIGSVEAPRGEVIHFLITGRYSPYRWRVRAPTYQNLPAVPIMLRDSELADAPITIASIDPCFSCTDRALVIEINRGSIKEVPLFVISNKFRFGV is encoded by the coding sequence ATGTTTTCACAAACTTCATATCTATATGATAATAGCAACATATTAGACAAAGTTATTAAAAATGTTGGGGGCTTGGGAGCTGAGGTCTTAGAGCGTAAACCTGATTTTACAAGAGTATTTGTTTCTAGAGATAAGCTAGTTGATGTCATCAAAGAGTTGATGAAGCTAGAAAACGTTTATTTAAGGACTATGACAGCATCTGATGAGAGGGAAGTTAATGGCTTTTTTAAGCTATATTATGTTTTTGGTGTTGACTCTCTTCACCACACAATTATTGTAGAAATTCCTCTATCTGAAAATAGCCCATCCGCACCAACGCTCATAGATATTGTTAAAGCTGTTGACTGGTATGAGAAAGAAGCCCATGATCTCATGGGTATAGATTTTGAGGGTAGAAAGCTACATAAATTTGTTTTACCTGATGACTGGCCAGATAAGGTGTATCCTCTAAGGAAGGAGTATGGGATAGAGGATTTGAAGAAGCTATACAAACCTGTTTTCGAATATGCGAAAAAGGTTGAGGCTGAAGCGGCTGTTATCATCCCTATAGGCCCCTATCACCCAGCATTACACGAGCCAGAATACTTTGAGCTTTATGTTAGAGGTGAGAGAGTTGTTGATGCAAGATATGTTGGCTTCATGGTTCATAGAGGTATTGAGAAGCTTGGAGAAAATATGAAGTATGATCAAGTTCCGTTTCTTGCTGAGAGAATATGTGGTATATGTGGCTTTGTGCACTCAACATCATATTGCCAAGCAATTGAAAACGCACTTAAAATAGATGTTCCTGAAAGAGCTCATTTCATAAGATCTATTATTCTAGAAATTGAGAGAATACACAGCCACCTCCTATGGCTTGGGGTAGCCCTCCATCTTCTAGGCTATGACACAGGCTTTATGCATGCATGGAGAATTAGAGAACAGGTCATGGTTTTAGCAGAGCTTTTGACTGGTAGCAGGAAAACATATGGGATAAATATTGTTGGTGGTGTTAGAAGAGATATAGACGAGAATAAGATTAGGAAGTGTCTAAATGTTTTAGACAATGTAGAGAAAGAGTTTAAAACATTTATAGATGTTGCGCTTTCAGTACCCCAAGTCAAGTCTAGGCTTAGAGACACAGGACTGCTTCCGAAAGGCGAAGCCCAAAAACTCTCGCTCGTCGGCCCAACTGCCAGAGGCTCTGGAGTCCCAAGAGACGTCAGAAAAGATTATCCATATGCAGCATACAAACATGTTTCATTTGATGTTATTGTCTATAGCGAGGGCGATAACATGGCCAGAACCCTTGTTAGAGTTGACGAGGTTTTCGAAAGTATAGACATAGTTAGACAGCTTCTAGATAAAATACCCAAAGGCCCTATAGCTGTAGAGAATTGGGATGCAGAGCCATATAAAATTGGTATTGGAAGTGTTGAAGCACCTAGGGGAGAGGTAATACACTTTCTTATAACAGGTAGATACTCTCCATATAGATGGAGAGTTAGGGCACCAACATATCAAAACCTTCCAGCTGTACCCATAATGCTTAGAGATTCAGAGCTTGCAGATGCCCCAATAACAATTGCTAGCATCGACCCATGTTTTTCATGTACAGATAGGGCTCTTGTTATAGAAATTAATAGGGGGAGTATTAAGGAGGTGCCCCTTTTTGTAATATCAAATAAATTTAGATTTGGTGTTTAA
- a CDS encoding 4Fe-4S binding protein: MVKFVKIIPIALKVGTVTRKYPFERPLITESFRGAIEVDPVKCTGCGACTRICPPKALSLIREGETLILRYFVGKCIFCGMCADICPEKAIAITKEFELASENLSELNVDVEHELKKCVKCGATFVSTKLLNKVRSQVEALPDDIAELCPNCRRLEILKRFTGGR, from the coding sequence ATGGTGAAATTCGTAAAAATAATTCCCATAGCATTAAAGGTAGGCACTGTTACAAGAAAATACCCATTTGAGAGACCTCTCATAACAGAGTCGTTTAGAGGTGCTATAGAAGTTGACCCAGTGAAGTGTACTGGGTGTGGGGCATGCACAAGAATTTGTCCACCTAAAGCACTGTCTCTCATTAGAGAAGGTGAGACGCTTATACTAAGATACTTTGTTGGTAAATGCATATTCTGTGGTATGTGTGCTGATATATGTCCTGAAAAAGCTATAGCCATTACAAAGGAATTCGAGCTTGCATCTGAAAATCTAAGTGAACTCAATGTAGATGTTGAACATGAACTGAAGAAATGTGTTAAATGTGGGGCAACATTTGTGTCTACAAAGCTTTTGAATAAGGTTAGAAGCCAGGTAGAGGCTTTACCAGACGACATTGCTGAACTGTGTCCGAATTGCAGAAGATTAGAAATTCTAAAGAGATTTACGGGTGGAAGGTAG
- a CDS encoding SDR family oxidoreductase: MGMDRFVGKVCVVTGGARGIGAAIAYRLGLEGCKVAILDIDSDAGEHRVKIFGSRGIESIFVYADVSNEEHVRDAMDTVYKRFKAINVLVNNAGIGFHGKSLEEQSLDEWKRVIDVNLTGPWLCSKHAVRYMKMNGGVIINIASTRAFQSEPNTEPYSASKGGLVALTHSLAISLARYGIRVVSISPGWVDTSAWQIPPKESRLSPLDHMWHPAGRVGRPEDIATLVAFLASDEASWITGVNIVIDGGVSAKMVYLDENVIEEGLAMLFQDRDLGKMFRELIERVKGYRSVEDAKKKLGEILKTL, translated from the coding sequence ATGGGCATGGACAGATTTGTTGGAAAGGTATGTGTTGTGACCGGTGGTGCTAGGGGGATAGGCGCTGCCATAGCTTATAGACTGGGTTTAGAGGGGTGCAAAGTAGCTATACTAGATATTGACAGTGATGCTGGTGAGCATAGGGTTAAGATATTTGGTTCTAGGGGCATAGAATCAATTTTTGTATATGCTGATGTATCTAATGAAGAGCATGTTAGAGATGCTATGGACACTGTCTACAAAAGGTTCAAAGCTATAAACGTTCTTGTTAATAATGCTGGAATAGGATTCCATGGCAAGAGTTTAGAGGAGCAGTCACTAGATGAGTGGAAAAGGGTTATAGATGTTAATCTTACTGGCCCCTGGTTATGCTCGAAACATGCTGTTAGGTATATGAAGATGAACGGCGGTGTTATAATCAATATTGCTTCTACAAGAGCATTTCAGTCAGAGCCAAATACAGAGCCGTACTCGGCTTCCAAAGGTGGGTTAGTGGCGTTGACACACTCTTTAGCGATATCCCTTGCAAGATATGGCATAAGAGTTGTTTCCATCTCGCCTGGCTGGGTAGATACATCAGCTTGGCAGATCCCACCAAAAGAGTCTAGGCTATCACCATTGGATCACATGTGGCACCCTGCTGGAAGGGTTGGGAGACCAGAGGATATAGCTACTCTAGTAGCCTTTCTAGCATCTGATGAAGCATCATGGATAACTGGTGTGAATATAGTTATAGATGGTGGTGTATCCGCTAAGATGGTGTACCTAGATGAGAACGTTATTGAAGAGGGCTTGGCAATGCTCTTCCAAGACAGGGATCTTGGGAAGATGTTTAGAGAACTTATTGAGAGGGTTAAGGGGTATAGAAGTGTAGAAGATGCTAAGAAGAAACTTGGGGAAATCCTAAAAACACTGTAG
- a CDS encoding HD domain-containing protein: MLIGERSRVVDLIEKLVIMLVPDDVAHGIGHVLRVRELALEIASSIEESVDREVLELVALLHDIGRLYSDEGHAKRSAEIARILLELANYPKDRITRVVEAIESHSFSEGKEPRAIEAKILSDADKLDAMGAIGIARVFSHSCNKGRSLEDSLKHFYDKILKLPKMMFTEPGKRMAIKRIEIIERYLTELKQELKTTNAIIYNQHEDSRFREKTTTS; this comes from the coding sequence ATGCTTATTGGAGAGAGGAGCAGAGTTGTTGATTTGATAGAAAAACTTGTTATAATGCTGGTTCCAGACGATGTTGCGCATGGTATTGGTCACGTGTTAAGGGTTAGAGAGCTGGCTTTGGAGATTGCTAGCAGTATTGAAGAATCTGTTGATAGAGAGGTTTTGGAGTTGGTAGCTCTTCTGCATGATATTGGGAGGCTCTATAGTGATGAGGGACATGCTAAGAGAAGTGCAGAGATTGCTAGGATACTTTTAGAGCTTGCAAACTATCCAAAGGATAGAATAACCAGGGTTGTAGAAGCCATAGAATCTCATAGCTTTTCTGAGGGTAAAGAACCCAGAGCTATTGAAGCTAAGATACTTAGTGATGCTGATAAACTAGATGCTATGGGGGCGATAGGCATAGCAAGAGTCTTTTCACATAGCTGTAATAAAGGTAGATCACTTGAAGATAGCTTGAAGCACTTCTATGATAAGATTCTAAAGTTGCCGAAAATGATGTTTACTGAACCTGGAAAGAGGATGGCTATTAAAAGAATTGAAATTATTGAAAGATATCTCACAGAACTAAAGCAGGAGTTGAAAACAACAAATGCAATCATCTACAACCAACATGAAGATTCGCGTTTTAGGGAGAAAACCACCACATCATAA
- a CDS encoding Hsp20/alpha crystallin family protein, whose product MEEDDWDEFYRMAREIFNKLFNEFLKDFNDLFEYLGEDPSNRRFYGFKIEIGPDGVPKIYRFGDEWQDKPRVTVVDEKPGVDEPLVDVYDEGNSIRVVVEFPGVSEQDIAVAPIDDRHLLLEVVDGYKRYRKEIELPADVESGSIKHSYRNGLIEIVALKKRKRIERDQH is encoded by the coding sequence ATGGAGGAAGATGATTGGGACGAGTTTTATAGAATGGCTCGAGAAATCTTTAATAAGTTGTTCAACGAGTTTCTAAAGGACTTTAATGATCTGTTTGAATACCTTGGAGAGGATCCCAGTAATAGAAGATTCTATGGTTTTAAAATAGAGATTGGGCCAGACGGTGTACCAAAGATATATAGATTTGGCGATGAGTGGCAAGATAAACCAAGGGTTACTGTAGTAGATGAGAAGCCGGGTGTTGATGAGCCTCTAGTAGATGTTTATGACGAGGGTAATTCTATAAGAGTTGTAGTTGAGTTTCCAGGGGTTAGCGAGCAGGATATAGCTGTTGCACCTATTGACGATAGACACCTTCTTTTAGAGGTTGTCGACGGCTACAAAAGGTATAGAAAAGAGATTGAGTTACCAGCTGATGTAGAGTCTGGATCCATTAAGCACTCTTACAGGAATGGACTAATAGAGATAGTTGCTTTGAAAAAGCGGAAGAGGATAGAGAGAGACCAACACTAA
- a CDS encoding NADH-quinone oxidoreductase subunit H produces the protein MANALELISIAIISLILYSLLPPLLDGIERKIRADIQSRVGPPTVLQTWYDILKLMSKEVVAALNVKVATIILSMTITLLLFIGVYISAHLAFQNINIFFIATTIVLAISTHILNTLVYTISSNPFSFIGTFRALTINIGNEVGFITFYTLSALTMLTSLGGITLFIISFIPLLISVFVAGKRLPYDLHEAEPELASGSIIEFSGPILGLYLYSHTLDRYVFASIPISLALAIFKNYLTNPFIYLLLLHIFTILLFLLFAIVSIMLGRSRIDIAFKTVFFIYLLAILMWVGVYVFTNFISI, from the coding sequence ATGGCTAATGCATTAGAGCTTATATCAATAGCTATTATTTCACTTATTCTATACTCTCTATTACCACCTCTACTAGACGGCATTGAGCGTAAGATAAGAGCTGATATACAAAGTAGAGTTGGTCCTCCAACAGTTTTACAAACTTGGTATGACATATTAAAGTTGATGTCTAAAGAAGTTGTAGCAGCATTAAATGTAAAAGTCGCAACAATTATTCTTTCCATGACCATAACATTACTATTATTTATAGGAGTCTATATCTCTGCACATCTAGCTTTTCAAAACATAAACATCTTCTTTATAGCTACAACAATAGTTTTGGCAATCTCTACGCACATTCTCAATACACTAGTATATACAATATCTTCGAATCCATTTTCATTTATAGGAACGTTTAGAGCTTTAACAATTAATATAGGAAATGAGGTAGGTTTCATCACATTCTACACGCTATCTGCACTAACTATGCTAACTAGTCTTGGAGGTATAACTCTTTTCATAATTTCATTCATACCCCTCCTAATCTCTGTTTTCGTCGCTGGTAAGAGGCTCCCATATGATTTACATGAAGCCGAGCCAGAACTTGCTTCTGGGTCTATAATAGAGTTTTCTGGACCTATTCTAGGCTTATATCTATATAGCCACACTTTAGATAGATATGTTTTTGCATCTATACCAATATCCTTAGCTTTAGCAATATTCAAAAATTATTTGACTAATCCTTTCATATATCTCCTTCTACTACATATTTTCACAATACTTCTATTTCTATTATTTGCTATTGTAAGCATAATGTTGGGAAGATCGAGAATAGATATAGCATTCAAAACAGTCTTCTTTATATATCTTTTAGCTATTCTAATGTGGGTTGGCGTATATGTTTTCACAAACTTCATATCTATATGA
- a CDS encoding DUF973 family protein, producing the protein MSTPAASPSLAEPLQKIRSVALLMVIGYLLTGIGDLMIVLSMPTILAAPAAPHNVLHAIFGSIVAIIFLLIGFTVILIGLYMGLVPGVRRLSKVDDRFSTASTLIRIGYVWGVILLIVGIIVAVMGIIFYLPATMSHGGQFITGGALMALAAGMVIIIISLILVILGYIGIIILAFKFNDVEHDGLYLAAGILFILGIIIPFAMFVAWILMYIALGRSIERLKTTPQPPAPASAPSLV; encoded by the coding sequence GTGTCTACACCAGCTGCTAGCCCATCATTGGCAGAGCCTCTACAGAAGATTAGATCAGTAGCACTGCTAATGGTGATAGGATACCTGCTCACCGGTATTGGAGACCTGATGATAGTGTTGTCAATGCCAACGATATTAGCAGCACCTGCAGCTCCACACAATGTACTACATGCAATATTTGGAAGCATTGTAGCTATAATCTTTTTGCTCATAGGATTTACAGTGATTTTGATTGGCTTGTATATGGGGTTGGTTCCAGGTGTTAGAAGGCTTTCCAAAGTCGATGACAGGTTCTCAACAGCTTCAACACTTATAAGAATTGGATATGTATGGGGAGTGATACTGTTAATAGTAGGAATTATTGTTGCTGTTATGGGGATCATCTTCTATCTCCCTGCCACTATGTCTCACGGTGGGCAATTCATTACAGGAGGAGCTCTTATGGCGCTAGCTGCCGGTATGGTTATAATAATAATTAGTTTGATACTTGTGATCCTAGGCTATATAGGGATTATAATACTTGCATTTAAATTTAATGATGTTGAACATGATGGTCTTTATCTAGCAGCTGGAATACTCTTCATACTAGGCATAATCATACCATTTGCAATGTTCGTAGCATGGATACTTATGTATATAGCCCTTGGTAGAAGCATTGAAAGACTTAAGACAACTCCACAACCACCCGCTCCAGCGTCAGCACCATCCCTGGTTTAA
- a CDS encoding NAD(P)-dependent oxidoreductase: protein MRIGVIGTGIMGSNLAKCLSSKGIDVNIYSRSYEKAVKIASEIGGKAYDDVKKLVADNDAVIVFVTDDSAVLDVATAIASGGRFKRGLLINASTVVPSTSIAAMKILRNAGVNYLESPVYGSGDEARECRLLSMVGGDKNLFEESKKIFELYSQRVIYVGEVPKAMTLKLALNHIGLSIPGILAESLALLTAWDVDIDVFREVAKNLWFGSIIERYWSRVFEERPPRFKTWMAGKDYMCIASALKEKRIPSIVAEAMSTLYMMASSTGYREKDYPQIAKYFIELANKTKTLENS, encoded by the coding sequence ATGAGAATAGGGGTTATAGGAACAGGTATAATGGGGTCTAATCTAGCCAAATGCCTCTCTTCTAAGGGTATAGATGTAAATATTTATAGCAGAAGCTATGAGAAGGCAGTAAAGATAGCTTCTGAGATAGGCGGGAAAGCCTATGACGATGTTAAGAAGCTTGTAGCTGATAACGATGCCGTGATTGTTTTTGTTACCGATGATAGTGCTGTACTCGATGTTGCTACCGCCATAGCTTCTGGGGGCAGATTTAAAAGAGGACTATTGATAAACGCTAGCACAGTAGTGCCATCAACTAGTATTGCAGCAATGAAGATTCTCAGAAATGCTGGTGTAAACTATTTAGAGTCTCCTGTTTATGGAAGTGGTGATGAGGCTAGGGAATGCAGGCTCTTATCAATGGTTGGAGGAGATAAGAACCTATTTGAGGAGAGCAAAAAGATTTTCGAGTTGTATAGCCAGAGGGTTATATATGTTGGCGAAGTTCCAAAGGCTATGACACTCAAGCTAGCGTTAAACCACATAGGCCTGTCCATACCGGGTATATTAGCAGAGTCTCTAGCACTCCTAACAGCATGGGATGTAGACATAGACGTTTTTAGAGAAGTTGCAAAGAATCTTTGGTTTGGCTCTATCATTGAGAGGTACTGGAGTAGAGTATTTGAGGAGAGGCCACCCAGATTCAAAACTTGGATGGCTGGAAAAGACTATATGTGTATAGCATCAGCATTAAAAGAGAAGAGGATACCGTCGATAGTAGCAGAAGCAATGTCAACCCTATATATGATGGCTAGTTCAACAGGATATAGAGAAAAAGACTATCCACAAATAGCAAAATATTTCATAGAGCTTGCCAACAAAACAAAGACACTAGAAAACAGCTAA
- a CDS encoding 4Fe-4S dicluster domain-containing protein, producing MSNKPSSIIQEIGIRRFILYDRCIGCYTCEEVCRFLHDDEATFIRLYEIESGLRKPISCFHCTKAPCVTVCPTKALIFDKDGAVITRTMRCIGCTSCVIACPFGIPELLPIGHVVKCDLCSKLRSQELEPGCIATCPTNAIVFGTPENITKTVRKLTLTKLVEAFKEGGRAIR from the coding sequence ATGAGCAACAAACCCTCCTCTATCATTCAAGAGATTGGGATAAGAAGATTTATATTATATGATAGATGTATTGGTTGCTACACATGCGAAGAGGTTTGCAGATTCCTGCACGACGATGAAGCCACATTCATAAGACTATACGAAATCGAAAGCGGATTAAGAAAACCTATATCATGTTTCCACTGCACCAAAGCACCTTGTGTAACAGTTTGCCCTACAAAGGCGCTTATCTTTGATAAGGATGGAGCCGTAATAACAAGAACCATGAGATGCATAGGATGCACATCATGTGTTATAGCATGCCCATTCGGAATACCAGAGCTTTTGCCAATAGGTCATGTAGTTAAATGCGATCTCTGTTCAAAGCTTAGATCTCAAGAGCTGGAACCTGGATGCATAGCTACATGCCCTACAAATGCCATTGTGTTTGGAACTCCGGAAAACATTACAAAGACTGTTCGTAAATTGACTCTCACAAAGCTTGTTGAAGCTTTTAAAGAAGGGGGTAGAGCAATTAGATAA
- a CDS encoding FAD-dependent oxidoreductase — MRFAFLCREGGGKRGSVAVVGAGPAGLAAAGYLACEGFEVDVYDKLPYAGGMMMFAIPSYRIYPDNIIEGVEDLRDRMSVKFYFNTKVFAKGQKRHDEGDEFVKNVVELEDIVEKYKAVLIATGTWSSRKLDVEGEDSKNVFSALEYLYHWRIYEEGLVSEKPPKGNRIVVIGAGLSAVDAAEKALETGAEVFMVYRRTIFEAPAGVYTINSLIREGVKWMELLQPTKIISKNGFATGVEFVKMRLGEPDETGRPRPIPIPGSEFVIEVDLVILAVGEIPTPPFMGQYTSVSSDKSGRIIVNRYHQTSKANVFAAGDVVTGPTFIGKAFSGGLRAGKSISSYLSYGKL, encoded by the coding sequence ATGAGATTTGCATTCCTATGCAGGGAAGGTGGAGGAAAAAGAGGTTCTGTAGCTGTTGTAGGTGCAGGGCCAGCGGGTCTAGCAGCAGCAGGATATCTTGCATGCGAGGGTTTTGAAGTTGACGTCTATGATAAACTTCCATATGCAGGAGGCATGATGATGTTTGCTATACCAAGTTACAGGATCTATCCTGACAACATTATTGAGGGTGTTGAGGATCTTAGAGATAGGATGTCAGTTAAATTCTACTTTAACACAAAGGTTTTTGCAAAAGGGCAGAAGAGACATGATGAAGGAGATGAATTTGTTAAAAATGTTGTTGAGCTTGAGGATATAGTTGAGAAGTATAAAGCTGTCTTAATTGCTACTGGAACGTGGAGCTCAAGGAAACTTGATGTTGAGGGTGAGGACAGCAAAAACGTTTTCTCAGCCCTCGAATATTTATATCATTGGAGAATATATGAAGAGGGGCTTGTATCAGAGAAACCACCAAAAGGAAACAGGATTGTGGTGATTGGAGCAGGTCTCTCAGCTGTTGACGCAGCTGAAAAGGCTTTGGAGACGGGTGCAGAGGTTTTCATGGTCTATAGAAGAACTATTTTCGAGGCTCCCGCAGGGGTATACACAATAAACAGCTTGATTAGAGAAGGTGTTAAGTGGATGGAGCTTCTCCAACCAACGAAAATAATATCTAAAAATGGTTTTGCAACAGGTGTTGAGTTTGTGAAGATGAGGCTTGGTGAACCAGATGAAACTGGCAGGCCAAGGCCAATACCAATACCAGGTTCTGAATTTGTTATAGAAGTGGACTTGGTTATACTTGCGGTTGGAGAGATCCCTACACCTCCATTCATGGGACAATACACATCGGTATCATCAGATAAATCAGGTAGAATAATTGTTAATAGATATCATCAGACAAGCAAAGCAAATGTTTTTGCTGCAGGAGATGTTGTTACCGGACCAACATTTATAGGCAAAGCTTTTAGCGGTGGTCTTAGAGCAGGAAAAAGTATTAGTAGTTATCTGAGTTATGGAAAGCTTTGA
- the sppA gene encoding signal peptide peptidase SppA produces the protein MKRRTLLIIIVSMAVIASIVLGVTIWSFMQQIERLRIGAVALIELSGTISYSSASLNIVSSGSITPSDVKYYVDQALSDPSIKAVVISINSPGGSAAASEEIYQLIKRLAKSKPVVVYSPEVLASGGYYISLPAQKIVVNPHALVGSVGAVMEIINIEDLLNKLGVNVTVLKSGVYKDITSPFRPPTQKEIGILQDIINKTAQVFIERVREHRNISDSEVFQARIYLGEDAVKVGLADYVGTLDDAVNIARQLAGLSPQAPVIKIEKPKGLLQQLLGLDIGIKGVEIKIGGPSNLESYLSTEFVGKPLYLWMPSPS, from the coding sequence ATGAAGAGAAGGACATTGCTAATTATAATAGTTTCGATGGCTGTTATTGCATCGATTGTTTTGGGGGTTACCATATGGTCTTTCATGCAGCAGATTGAGAGACTGAGGATAGGGGCAGTAGCATTGATAGAGCTCAGCGGGACTATAAGCTATAGCAGCGCTTCTCTAAATATAGTTTCAAGCGGCTCTATAACACCATCCGATGTGAAGTACTATGTAGATCAAGCCCTCTCTGACCCATCTATAAAAGCTGTTGTCATATCAATTAACAGTCCAGGTGGGTCTGCGGCGGCATCTGAAGAGATATACCAGTTGATTAAGAGGTTGGCCAAGTCGAAGCCTGTTGTCGTCTATTCCCCAGAGGTTTTGGCTAGTGGCGGCTACTACATCTCTCTACCAGCACAAAAAATTGTGGTGAATCCACATGCACTTGTAGGCTCTGTTGGCGCTGTCATGGAGATCATTAACATTGAGGATCTCCTCAATAAGCTCGGGGTCAATGTAACTGTGCTAAAATCTGGTGTGTACAAGGATATCACATCCCCGTTTAGGCCACCGACGCAAAAAGAGATTGGGATTCTGCAGGACATCATCAATAAGACTGCCCAGGTATTCATAGAGAGGGTCAGGGAACACAGAAACATTAGCGATAGCGAAGTTTTCCAGGCGAGGATATACCTTGGCGAAGACGCTGTCAAAGTGGGTTTGGCAGACTATGTCGGCACACTAGACGACGCGGTCAATATAGCTAGGCAACTAGCTGGCCTATCTCCACAGGCACCAGTTATAAAGATCGAGAAGCCAAAGGGCTTGCTACAACAGCTTCTAGGCTTAGATATTGGGATCAAAGGTGTTGAGATAAAAATTGGCGGACCAAGTAACTTAGAAAGCTATTTATCAACAGAGTTCGTGGGCAAGCCACTATACCTGTGGATGCCCAGCCCAAGCTAA